ACGAACACGCCCTCGCCGAAGACGGTCCCGAGTGCGAGCCCCGGGAGCCGGTCGACGACCGCGGCGATCCCGAGCACGGCGTTTTCGAGGTCGGTCCCCGCGAGCAGCACGGTCAGAAAGAACGCGGAGACCCCGAGTTCGAGCGCGCTCTCGGCGACCGACTCGACGAACGTCTCGACGCTCACGACGACGAGGGCGACGCCGGCGAGGAACGACACCGCGTCGACCACGGTCGGCGACAACCCGAGCATCGGTCGGATCTCACGCGTCGGGCTGTTAACGGTTCGGAAATCGGACACACGCACCCCCGACACGCGACTGTCGGGGTCGTCACACGAGCGCCGACGCTTCGGCGGGAGGGTCCGCGACCCCGGGACGCACGTTTATCTGTCACCGGTCGATACCGTAGCTACATGAGTGTCTCCGACGCGATCGCGTGGGTCAGACAGCCGGAGTACACCGGCGAGAACAGGTGCCTCCCCTGTACGGTGGTGAACGTCCTCGTCGCCGCCGTCGCCGCGGCGCTCCTCTCGGTCGTCCTCACGCCGCTGGTCGGCCTGGTCGGCTTCGCCGTCGGGGTCGGACTCGTCTACCTCCGCGGCTACCTCGTCCCCGGAACGCCCCAGCTCACGGAGACGTACTTCCCGCCGTGGCTCCTCCGACTGTTCGGCAAGGAGCCGATCGAAGCCGTCGACACCGGGGTCGGGGGAACTGGATCCGCGGCGACGACCCCACGCGCACGCGACCGCACGACGAGTGCGACACCCGGGGCGGCGACACCAAGCGGATCGGGCGGAGAGACGGAGGGGACGACCGGGGTTGAGACGCACACGCAGTCCGAGGCAGTCGACGACCCACTCGTCGGGGCCGGCGTCGTGGACGCCGACGGCGCGACCCCCACCCCGGCGTTCGGGGCGGCGTGGCTCGACCGGGCGGCCGACGTCGAGGCCGAGGGCGTCGATCCCGCGGACGTGGCGGCGGTCTTCGGCGCGGACGAGGCACGCGAGGCGGGCGCGGAGTCGTTCGTGCTCGACGGGAGCAAGTCGGTCCGCTGGGGGTCCCACGCGGCGCTCGTCGCCGACGTCGCCGCCGCGGCCCTCCTCGCCGAGCGTCTCCCCGTGTGGGAGACGTACGACCGTGACCGTCGACAGTCCGTCCTGATCGGCCTCAGACTCGGCCTCGATCGGTGTCCCCTCTGTGATGGCGACGTTTCACACACACGGGAGCGGGTCGACCCCTGCTGTCAGAAACCCCACCTCGTCGCCGACGCGGTCTGTTCGTCCTGCGGGGCGGCGCTCGCCGATGCCGCCGTGGTCGACGACGGCGAGACCGACACCGTCCGCGAGCGCCTGCTCGTCGGTTGATACCGGTCGCGGGCGACCGGCGCGCGGTCGTGCGAATCCTCACGAACGTCCCGTATAAATAAATACCATGACTCACTGCATACTGGTACATGGACATTCAACTCCCAGCCGTCGGGCCTGGGGTCGAGACCGACGACGAACCCGAAGAAGAACTCCCCCCGGCGACGGTCGAGTACCTCGACTACCGGGTCGTCCAACAGCAGGGATGGGACATCGACGACGACGACCTCTTCGAGAAAGCGGCCGCGGCCGACCTCGACGAGCGCCACTACGGCGTCATGGAGGCCCCGATGAAGGAGTCGCTGCTCCGGTCGGCCGAGGACCACGGCCTCAAGTGGCCGTTCCAGTGCCGGTCGGGGACGTGTGCGATGTGCGCCGGCGTCCTCAAAGGTGGCGAGGCAGAGATGGACATGAACCTCTTCCTCGAGGACCACGAGGTCGAGGAGATGGACCTCCGGTTGACCTGTACCTGTCAGCCCGAGAGCGACACGGTGCAGGTCGTCTTCAACGCCATCCAGATGGAGTACGTCCGGGACATCGCACAGA
This Salinigranum marinum DNA region includes the following protein-coding sequences:
- the fer gene encoding ferredoxin Fer: MDIQLPAVGPGVETDDEPEEELPPATVEYLDYRVVQQQGWDIDDDDLFEKAAAADLDERHYGVMEAPMKESLLRSAEDHGLKWPFQCRSGTCAMCAGVLKGGEAEMDMNLFLEDHEVEEMDLRLTCTCQPESDTVQVVFNAIQMEYVRDIAQNRG